A stretch of the Nicotiana tabacum cultivar K326 chromosome 6, ASM71507v2, whole genome shotgun sequence genome encodes the following:
- the LOC107775675 gene encoding protein IMPAIRED IN BABA-INDUCED STERILITY 1: MGCVASKQTVSVTPAFDHSGVLRDSEDVGSGRDRVGSGAFGLDFDLKKVKKRADSGLSGGSELGESGRASSNGCGSESVSFRLGNLQKYVEGEQVAAGWPAWLSAVAGEAIQGWVPLRAESFEKLEKIGQGTYSSVFRARDLESGRTVALKKVRFDNFEPESVRFMAREIMILRRLDHPNIIKLEGLITSRLSCSMYLVFEYMEHDISGLLSRPEVEFSESQVKCYMKQLLSGIEHCHSRGVMHRDIKGANLLVNNDGILKVADFGLANFCNPGRKQPLTSRVVTLWYRPPELLLGSTEYGASVDLWSVGCVFGELLTGKPILQGRTEVEQLHKIFKLCGSPPDDYWKKSKLPHATLFKPQHPYESCLWDTFKDLTKSAVSLIETLLSVEPHKRGTASSALVSEYFKTKPHACDPSSLPKYPPSKEIDAKHCEEAKRKKPSGRARGPETTRKSTRKHNATNKLAPEENLPVQNQGVNKTNGSSLGAQREADVIIGLVRPKPSVDSMGEASHIKNASQGDVPFSGPLQVSGSSGFAWAKRRFDDSSMRSRSKSSSRSLKFEPSGALHIKNNLELKRQDSEATNGSRTNSKGRDTYEFTKHAMQQHWSQLEQTDSFDASDGYHSQELSLALYLKEETAFKKINVIRDQGDKVEFSGPLLSQSHRVDELLERHERQIRQAVRRSWFQRVRKNGN, encoded by the exons ATGGGTTGTGTGGCGTCCAAGCAAACAGTGTCGGTAACACCTGCATTTGATCATTCAGGGGTTCTCAGAGACAGTGAAGATGTCGGTTCGGGTCGTGACCGGGTCGGGAGCGGTGCTTTTGGACTGGATTTTGATTTGAAGAAGGTGAAGAAGAGGGCTGACTCAGGACTGAGTGGAGGTAGCGAGTTGGGTGAGTCAGGTAGGGCGAGTTCAAATGGTTGTGGGAGTGAGTCAGTGAGCTTTAGGCTTGGGAATTTGCAGAAATATGTGGAAGGAGAGCAAGTGGCTGCTGGTTGGCCTGCTTGGCTCAGTGCTGTTGCAGGGGAAGCTATTCAAGGATGGGTTCCTCTCAGAGCTGAGTCTTTTGAGAAATTGGAAAAG ATTGGTCAGGGTACATACAGCAGTGTATTCAGAGCACGTGATTTAGAAAGTGGAAGGACAGTTGCCCTGAAGAAGGTGCGATTTGATAACTTCGAGCCAGAAAGTGTTAGATTTATGGCACGAGAAATTATGATTCTCCGCAGGCTTGACCATCCCAATATCATTAAATTAGAGGGTCTCATTACCTCCAGATTGTCTTGTAGCATGTATCTTGTGTTCGAGTACATGGAACATGATATTTCCGGACTCCTGTCTCGTCCAGAAGTTGAGTTCAGCGAATCACAG GTTAAATGCTACATGAAGCAGTTGTTATCTGGAATCGAGCATTGTCATTCTCGGGGTGTAATGCACCGGGACATCAAAGGTGCAAATCTTCTGGTAAATAATGATGGAATTTTGAAGGTTGCAGATTTTGGATTGGCGAACTTCTGTAACCCTGGACGGAAGCAACCATTAACCAGCCGAGTTGTCACTTTATGGTATCGTCCTCCAGAGCTTTTGTTGGGCTCCACGGAGTATGGAGCTTCTGTGGATCTTTGGAGTGTCGGATGTGTGTTTGGTGAACTTCTTACTGGTAAACCTATTCTTCAGGGGAGAACTGAG GTTGAACAGCTGCATAAAATCTTTAAGCTCTGTGGATCTCCACCAGATGATTACTGGAAGAAATCTAAACTTCCTCACGCAACTCTATTTAAGCCACAGCATCCTTATGAGAGCTGTCTTTGGGACACCTTTAAAGATCTAACCAAAAGTGCAGTCTCACTCATAGAGACTCTTCTTTCCGTGGAGCCACACAAACGTGGAACTGCCTCTTCTGCCCTTGTATCTGAG tacttcAAGACAAAGCCTCATGCTTGTGATCCTTCAAGCCTGCCAAAGTATCCACCAAGCAAAGAGATTGACGCCAAACATTGCGAAGAAGCAAAAAG GAAGAAGCCTAGTGGAAGAGCCCGTGGACCCGAGACAACCAGAAAGTCAACTAGAAAACATAATGCAACCAATAAACTGGCACCTGAAGAg AACTTACCAGTCCAAAATCAAGGTGTTAATAAAACTAATGGCAGTAGTCTGGGTGCTCAGAGAGAAGCAGATGTTATTATAGGTCTCGTGCGACCTAAGCCGTCAGTTGATTCAATGGGCGAGGCGTCCCACATCAAGAATGCATCTCAAGGAGATGTCCCCTTTTCAGGTCCTCTTCAAGTGTCTGGATCAAGTGGTTTTGCATGGGCGAAAAGACGCTTTGATGATTCGTCAATGAGATCGAGGAGTAAATCAAGTTCAAGAAGCCTAAAGTTTGAACCTTCAGGTGCACTTCATATTAAAAATAACCTGGAGCTTAAAAGACAAGACAGTGAAGCTACAAATGGAAGTCGGACCAATTCCAAGGGCCGTGACACCTATGAATTCACCAAACATGCAATGCAACAACACTGGAGCCAATTAGAGCAAACAGACTCGTTTGATGCTTCTGATGGCTACCACtcacaagaactgtcactggcTCTCTATCTGAAAGAGGAAACAGCTTTCAAAAAGATCAATGTG ATTCGGGATCAAGGGGACAAAGTTGAATTCTCAGGACCCTTGCTATCTCAGTCACACAGAGTTGACGAACTCCTGGAGAGACATGAGCGCCAGATCCGCCAAGCTGTTCGACGATCATGGTTCCAAAGAG tgAGGAAAAATGGAAACTGA